The genomic region CGGTTCGTTTAAAATCTCACCCAGTAGCTCACGCTCTTCGTCCGTAAGCACCCGCTTTTCCAGCAGGTCGGGGCGTCGCTCCTGGGTTCGCCTCAGCGACTGCTTTAGTCGCCAACGCCGGATCTGACCATGGTGACCGCCCAATAAAATATCCGGCACCGCCTGACCTTCGTAAACTTCGGGCCGGGTGTAGTGCGGACAATCCAGCAAACCGTCAGCAAAAGAATCCTGCTCTGCCGACTGCGCATGACCCAGCGCTCCGGGGATGAGGCGTGTAACCGCATCAATAACAGCCATAGCTGCCAGCTCGCCACCGGAAAGCACAAAGTCGCCCAGTGATATTTCCCGGTCGACCTCTGCCGCTATCAGGCGCTCATCAACACCTTCATAGCGGCCCGCTACCAGAATCAAACGTTCTTCCGCAGCTAGCGATTCAACTACAGCCTGATTTAGCGTTTCACCCTGAGGTGAAAGATAAACCACACAAGTTCTTCCTGGCGCCGCTTCCCGTGCTGCGTGAATGGCATCCCTGAGCGGCTGAATTTTCATCAGCATGCCGGGACCACCCCCATAAGGACGGTCATCGACGGTACGGTGACGATCTTGGGTATAATCGCGAGGGTTCCAGCTATCGAAAGTCAGAAGACCATCGCGTACTGCCCTGCTCGTTATCCCGTAATCCGTTACCGCTTGGAACATGTCCGGAAACAGACTGACTGCGCCAATCCACATCCGTCAGAACTCCGGATCCCAGTCTACGACCAGTTTGCGATCCACCAGATCAATCTCCCTGACAACTTGGTCAGGACGATAAGGAATCAGGCGCTCGCGCTGATCTATGGAGCCCGCCGTTGCATGCACCACCAGAACATCGTTGGAACCGGTTTCTATAAGGTGATCCACACGACCGAGGCACTCACCTTCAACCGTAAACACCTCAAGTCCCTGCAACTGACGCCAGTAATACTCCCCATCAGGGAGCTCAGGCAGCTCAGCTGTCGGAACCTTGACCTCAGCGCCAGAATACGTGCGCGCCAGATCACGATCATTAATACCTTTTAGCCTGACAACGATCGCCTGCCCTTGGCGACGACCTTCCTCAAGCTTTACAGGAATACGTTTGCCGTCCAGGTCTAAAACCCAGTCGGTATAATCAAGTATCCCTTCTTTGGGGTCGGTGAAGGAAAAAACCTTAAGCCACCCTTTAACCCCAAATACCGAGGTAATCCGACCGATCACAGTTTCCTGCGAATTCTGCGTCATACAACAACCCCGGTGGTCAGTAAAACTTACTCAGCAGTCTTGAGCAGTTGTGCAACGCGATCGCTAGCTTGTGCACCCTGGCCAACCCAGTAATTTACACGGTCGCGATCAACACGTAGACGCTCTTCTTGGCCCCGTGCAATCGGGTTGAAGAAGCCAACACGCTCGATGAAGCTGCCATCACGTGATTTGCGGCTGTCGGTGACTGTTAGATGATAGAACGGGCGCTTCTTGGAACCGCCACGAGCCAAACGGATTGTTACCATTTAACCAATATCCTGTTCAGTTATACGAACTTTGTACGTTTCACGACGACCACAGTGGTGGCTGATGCGAATACCCATACTCGAAAGGGGCGCTATTCTATGCTAAATACGCGTCAAAGAAAACAGGAAAACCCACTGATTCTAGGTTTTCCATGTAAGGCTTTTTACATACGACCCGTTGGCGGCATTCCACCGCCGCCACCGCCCGGCGGCATCATACCACCAAGACCGCGCATCATATTCGCCATTCCGCCTTTTTTACTAAACTTTTTCATCATTTTCTGCATTTGCTTGTGCTGCTTAAGCAGTCGGTTCACGTCTTGTATCTGGGTTCCCGAGCCAGTGGCGATGCGGCGCTTACGGGAGTTGTTGATAACATCC from Marinobacter sp. LV10R510-11A harbors:
- the trmD gene encoding tRNA (guanosine(37)-N1)-methyltransferase TrmD; this translates as MWIGAVSLFPDMFQAVTDYGITSRAVRDGLLTFDSWNPRDYTQDRHRTVDDRPYGGGPGMLMKIQPLRDAIHAAREAAPGRTCVVYLSPQGETLNQAVVESLAAEERLILVAGRYEGVDERLIAAEVDREISLGDFVLSGGELAAMAVIDAVTRLIPGALGHAQSAEQDSFADGLLDCPHYTRPEVYEGQAVPDILLGGHHGQIRRWRLKQSLRRTQERRPDLLEKRVLTDEERELLGEILNEPCASESSGH
- the rimM gene encoding ribosome maturation factor RimM (Essential for efficient processing of 16S rRNA) → MTQNSQETVIGRITSVFGVKGWLKVFSFTDPKEGILDYTDWVLDLDGKRIPVKLEEGRRQGQAIVVRLKGINDRDLARTYSGAEVKVPTAELPELPDGEYYWRQLQGLEVFTVEGECLGRVDHLIETGSNDVLVVHATAGSIDQRERLIPYRPDQVVREIDLVDRKLVVDWDPEF
- the rpsP gene encoding 30S ribosomal protein S16 — its product is MVTIRLARGGSKKRPFYHLTVTDSRKSRDGSFIERVGFFNPIARGQEERLRVDRDRVNYWVGQGAQASDRVAQLLKTAE